The following is a genomic window from Abditibacteriaceae bacterium.
TCAAACTGGCGTTTTTCATAATTCCCCGATTGTTTAGCTTTGTTCGACGTAAAGCAGGCGGTCACAGCTTTCGCAGGTTGGCCATTCTCGCGTCTTGGCTTCTTTGATATTAAACGGCGTCAGCGCCATGCCACACGCCGAGCAGTTGCCTTTCTCGATATGTGCGACGGCTATGCCGTGAAGCCGCGCGGCGTAATCCATATATTTCTTCAAGGATGGCGGCTCGACGGTCGTGGCGATTCGTTCACGCGCGGCAACCGCCTCAACCATTTCTTTTTCCAGGCGTGTGCTTTCCACCCTAAAGCGCGCTTCGATTTCACTGGCACGCGCGGCAGACTCGGCAAGTTGCGAATCGAGATTGGTGAGCTTGCTCGTTGCCGTTTCGGTGGTGTCCATCAATTCCAAAATGGCATCGTCGAGTTCGCTGCGCCGCGCGCCCAAACCTTTCAAGTCCCGTTCGAGAGCCGAAACCTCGTGCGCGCTGGAGGCTTGCATCAAGCGGCTGTTGGAACGCGCGATTTTGTCTTCAATCGCTTGCTGTTCGTCTTCTTTGGCGGTGCGTTCGGCGGTGACTGTTTTCAATTCGGCGGCGGCTTCATCGCGCGCGATTTGTAATGTGTCGCGCTCGCTGCGTGCTGCCGAGCCATCGTCTAACTTTGCGCGTTCGCGCTTGATGCGGGCAATTGTGTTGTCGGCGTCCTGCAATTCCAGAAGAGAACGGTGCATAAAATTCCTTGGTTCGCCCAAGTTTACGAAAACGGATTTGTCTCGACGGCACTACGCACAACTTCAACGGAAGAATCGGCGAAGCAAGCTGCCAGCATTTCGACCGTACTCCGTTCGGTGGCGACGTGCGTGACATCAACGAGAGAAACGCCCAGAGCTTTTGCTTTTAACGCATCGTGATGCTTGATGTCGCCCGTAACAAGACAATCGCAGCCCGCGCGCGCAATGCCATCGAGAAAACTTGCGCCGCTGCCCGGCACGCACGCAATACGTGAAACGTGCTTTCCAGCGCGCACCAGACGAACCGCAGGTGCGTTTAATTTCTCACGGACGGTCTCGGCAAAGACATCGAGCGGCGTCGGAGGAATATCTCCCGCGCGCGCTGAACCATAAGGCGCGTCGGTGTTATAGATGTGGTAAATCTCGTAGGCAACTTCTTCATACGGATGCGCCGCTTTCATCGCGCGCACAATTTTCTCGCGCTGGGCTTCGGGCGCGATCACTTCGACACGCCATTCGTCGGACAATTCGTCTTTGCCGACTTCCCCTTCATACGGATTGGCGCCCTCAATCGGACGAAACGTTCCTTCGCCGCGCGTGCGGAAACTCGCGCGCTCGTAGTTTCCTAAAGCACCCGCGCCTGCCTGCCATAACGCTTCTTCAACCTTCTCGCGCGCTTCGGGCGGCACAAACACCACGACTTTGCAGAGCGTTTCCTTGCCGGTTGGTGCAACAACGTCGATATTTTCTAGCCCGATTTCCTGCGCCAATCTGTCGCCCAGCGCGTGTGGCGGCGCGGCGTTATCGAGTGCCGTGTGCGCCGCAATAACCGTTAAATTGCGCCGAATACATTCGGCGGCGAGGCGCGCTGTCGGGTCGGCAAAGTTGAGATTTTCCAACGCGCGAAAAATCATCGGATGATAAACGACGACGCAATCGTCATTCTGCGTTTCTTCCAAGACTTCAGGCGTAATTTCGTGCGCGACGAGAATGCGTGAAGTCTCGGTCTTCGCATCGCCGATTTGCAGCCCGACTTTGTCCCATTTCTCAGCGCGCGCGAGGGGAAAACGCGCTTCAATCGCCGTGAGGATCTCGTGAATTTTCATAAGACAAAAGTACGGTCGATTTCGACCGTACTTCAAATCATTTGCCGTAAACCTCTTTTGGATCGAAAAGAGGTTCGCCTTGCGCTTCGAGCGTTGCGTCTTCTTTAACCAAATCGAAGAAGCACGAGCGATAGCCTTTGTGACACGCGGCGCCGCCGACTTGCTCGATTTTGACAACAAGCGCATCGCGGTCGCAGTCGGCGAGCATTTCCTTGACGATTTGCACGTTGCCGCTTTGCTCGCCTTTCATCATCACGCGGCCATGCGAGCGGCGAAACAGCCAGACGCGTTTGGTTTCCCACGTCTTTTGCACACTTTCCTTGTTCATCCAGGCAAGCGTTAAAACTTCGCCGCTTTCCGCGTCCTGAAAGACGCCACACACCAAACCCTGCTCGTTGTATTTCAATTGTTCCCAAAACATAGTAGTTCGATTTTAATACAGCTCGCGCTGGCAACAAAAAAGCCTCCCCTTTTCAGAGGAGGCTTTTCGTTAAGAAACGATTAACGAGCGCCGGTAGTGCCGCCAGCTCCAGCTCCAGCGCCTGTACCGGTGGCTCCGCCTGCTCTCGCTGCGCCACCAGTGCCGCCAGCGGTCGTGCCACCGGCGGTTGTGCCACCGGCGGTCGTGCCACCTGCAGCAGTGCTACCCGAGGCACCGCCCGTCGTGGTCGTCGTGCCACCTGCAGTTGTGCCGCCTGCGGTATTTCCAGCGCCAGTCCCTGTCGAGTTGTCGCTGCCAGCCATCGCTTTGTCATCGTTCTTACCCATGACTGGCGACTTGATGCTGTTTGAAACACCACCGTTATCGTTGGTACTGCCCGCAGTTGTACCCGTTGCGCTGCCTGTCGTGCTTCCGGTTGTGCCGCCCGTAGCGCCACCTCCATCACCAGAACCGCCGCAACCTGCAACACCGACCAGCATCACCGCAGAAACGCCTAACACCTTCGCCCAAACTAATCCCTTCTTCATATCAAACTCTCCGTGAAAACGAAATTTCAGCGAAGACTGACACAAGCAAGTCAGGAGCCAGACAGGAAGGAAACCGTGTCAGGATTTTCCACCTAGTTGGTCATTGCAGCGAAGGAGCTATTCATTGACACGAATTTTCGTCGCGGCGTCGGCCACGATTTTTCGTAATGCATCGACATCATCGGTCGTATCGCCGTACACGGTGCAGATTCCCATGCGACGAAATTTGCGCGTCCACGGTTTGCCAAAAATTTTGCAATCGACGCGCGGTGCATGAAGCGCGGCTTCGATGCCCGAAAGCGAAGGGACATCGCGGCTGTCGTCGTGCGCCAGAATGACGGCGTTGGCACCGGCGCGCAAGAGTTCAATTTGTGGAATCGGCAAGCCGAGAACAGCGCGTGCGTGCAACTCGAATTCGTTGAGATTCTGTGTTCCGGCCAAAGTCACCATTCCGGTATCGTGCGGGCGGGGCGAAAGCTCGGAAAAGTAAACGCCATCATCCGCCAGAAAGAATTCGACGCCCCAGATTCCCGCTCCCGTCAACGATTCGGTGACGGCGGCGGCCATGCGCTGCGCTTCGGCCAGATGCTCTTCAGAGATGCGCGCCGGCTGCCAGCTTTCCATGTAATCGCCGCGCTCCTGGCGATGGCCAATGGGCGCGCAAAACAATGTGGGCCCATGTTTTTGCGTCACGGTCAGCAGCGTAATTTCGCTTTCAAAACGAATGAACTCTTCGACGATCACTTCCGGCTCATCGCCGCGCCCGCCGCTCATGCCGTAATCCCACGCGTTCTGAATATCGGCTTCCGTTTTGATTGTGCTCTGGCCTTTACCGCTCGAACTCATCAGCGGTTTCACTACACACGGCAAACCCAAATCGGCAATCGCCGCCTGAAATTCCTCGAAGGTTTTCGCGTAAGCAAAGCGCGCCGTTTTGAGGCCGAGTTCTGTCGCGGCCAAATCGCGAATTGCTTTGCGGTTCATCGTGAAATTCGCGGCGCGAGCCGAAGGCACAACGTGAATTCCTTGCGCTTCGTAATCGTAAAAGCGCGCGGTGCGAATCGCTTCGATTTCCGGCACGATGATGTCGGGCCGATGTTTCGCAACAGCAGCATCAAGCGCGTCGCCATCGAGCATCGAAAACACTTCACGACAATCAGCGACTTGCATCGCAGGCGCGTCGTCATAGGAATCGCAGGCGACAACGGTTTGCCCCAATCGCTTGGCTGCAATCACAAACTCTTTGCCCAACTCGCCCGAACCTAAAAGCAGAATTTTCATAAGGAAAGTTACATAAGTTACCGTCGTTTTCGACCGTACTTTAGAGGCGCACTTCGATGCCGCGCGCGCGCAAATCTTCTTTGATTTCCCGAATGGTGTGCGTTCCGTAATGCACAATCGACGCGACCAGAGCCGCTTCGGCTTTGCCTTCGGTGAGCGCCTCATAAATATGATCGACGTTGCCAGCGCCGCCTGAGGCAATGACGGGAATCGACACCGCTTCGGCTACCGCGCGTGTCAGCGCGATGTCGTAACCGGCCTGTGTTCCGTCGCCGTCCATCGAAGTCAGCAATATTTCGCCCGCGCCGCGCGCTTCGGCTTCGCGCGCCCATTCGATGGCGTCTTTGCCGGTTGGGGTGCGGCCACCGTGTAGAAAAACTTCCCACGAAGCGTCGCCGGTTTTCTTGGCGTCAATCGCCACGACAATACACTGCGCGCCGAATTGCAGCGCGCCCTCGGTGATGAGTTCGGGCGTTGTGAAGGCCGAAGTGTTGATAAAAATCTTGTCGGCACCGGCGGCGAGAATCGCCTGCATTTCCGCCGTTGTTTTCAAGCCACCACCGACGCAGAACGGAATAAAGGCTTCTTCGGTCACGCGCGAGGCGAGGTCGGCGACCATATCGCGCCGTTCGTGGCTTGCCGTGATATCAAGAAACACCATTTCGTCGGCGCCTTCGCGGTCGTAAAAGGCGGCGCGCTCGACGGGGTCACCCGCGTCGCGCATATTTTCAAACTTCACACATTTGACAACACGCCCATCTTTCACATCGAGCGCGGGAATAATTCGTTTGGCTGGCATAAGAAAGGAAATCAGAAGTACGGTCGAATTCGACCGTACTTATTTTAACGCTGTCGAGAAAAGCGAACGTAATGGCACATAATGAGTAGCATGGCAATAAGAAATTGGCTTTTGTTCGCGATGCTTTTGGCAAGCAGTGCGCCTCGCGCGGTTGCTGCGCCGGGCAATGAAAAACGAGAAACAAAAGAAGCGGCGCAAGTGAAGGCTCTGGCGCAAGCGGGGCGCTACGAAGAAGCGCGGCAACGGTTTCCATTTTACGGTGGCTTGCTGGAAAGCGATCTTGTGCAAAAAATCCGCAACGCCAAAAAACAAAAGAATAATGCACAAGCAGTCGCGCTTTACGACACCTATTTCGGGCTATGGCCGTTGGGTCAGGGAGCCTATGGCAGTGGCGAATTTTACGAAGAAAGCTGGTTCCCTCTGGCGCAGGATTACGTAAAATTGCTGGAAGTTGTGCCGCAGCAAAGCGCGCGAGTTGCGCCCGAGAAAGCTGCGTTGCGTGCTTATCTCGCCGTTAAAAACGCCTGGAAAAACGAAGAAAAAAAGCCGCAAACTCTGGCAAAAGTACAGCGCTTGACGACGCAATTCCCGCGCAGCATCTTCGCTCTGGCTGCAACCAAAATCTATCAAAGCCGATTTTACATGGGTGAAGGCGAACGAGAAATCGCGCAATTCTGCTTGCAACAAGCGCAGGTTCTGGAAAAGGCCAATGCACCGGCAGTGCACCAAATTATCGTTCTGACCGATGTAACTCGCTGGTTCGATTTGGAGCCGCAAACATCTACAGCGTCAATGGCTTTTGCTGCTTACAGCCGCCTTGAAAAACTGGAAAAGGACGCCGAACTGAAAGCCTCTGCTTTGGTTGGCATGGCCAAAACTGCTGTTTGGTTTAAAGTGCCGGACGCCGCGCAGCGCAGTCAGACACTTTATCATCAAGTGCTGCGACGCTATCCGGCGACGAGCGCGGCGGCGACAGCACGCGAAGGCATCATCGAATTTATGGAGGATGACCGCAAGAACATCGATGCGGTGCTGGCGCAAATTCAGTCCTGGGAAAAGCAAATCACCGCTGAAGAAACAGTGAAGCTTCTGACGAAAGTCGCTTCTGGTCTCAGTTCGCCAACGGTTAATGTTGAAACATGGAAAGTTGTCGATGAAGCGCAGCCAGAGCGTGCACTGACAATTTACGAAGACGTGATACGTCGTTATCCCGATCTCGCCGCTACCCGTGAGACCATGATGAAGGCAGCCGAAATGTATCAACGAAGTGGCGATGAAAATCGGACTTTGAATCTGTGGCTGCGTGTAGCGCAATCGACAGCGACGCCCGAACGGATTTTTCTCGACGGCGATACGCGTGGGCAAGCGATTGGAAAATTGGGCGCGTATTATATGACCAAGCAGCAATGGGCCGAAGCGCTGCGCTGGTGGCAACAATTTCGCTCGACGAGTTTTTGCGGCAACGGACAGGATTCGGAAAATGGCCGCAACCAATATCGTATTGCGAAATGTCTCCTCCAACTCCAACGCGAACCGGAAGCGTTAAAAGTGATGGAAGCTTGGACATTTCATGATTCTCTCGAAGAAACGGCGGAAATGGCGGTTGCACTGGCCGAAACGTATCGCAACCAAGGCCGTTTGAAAGAGCTAGAAAATCGTGTGCGCACGGATTTAAAAAAGCACGCGTATCATCGACAAGCAGCAGCAACCTTGAATTACATCGAGCTACTCAACGCCCGCGAGCGAAAAGACATCGCGGCTCTATGGCAACCGATTGAAAAGAAATCCTTCAACACTCTGAACTATCTCACCTGGTGGCAGAAATACAGCGGAAAATTCCTCACGGAACTGCCGAAAGAAGTCGCACCGTTTTTACTCGCAAAAGCGCCGTTGCGCGCCGCCAAAGTCAGTCCTGCCCGGGCCGGACAACGCAAAACAGCAGAAGCCAGAGCCGACGAAAGCGCGTGGGCGTGTCTGTTACTGGCAAAGATGAAATCACCTGCATTGCTGCCGATTATTCAGGCGAATTTGCGCGCCGTCTCAGATGAGAATTATCTGAAAAACCAGCTCGCTGCGTTAGCTCTACTCGGAACGCCGGATGGTTACGCAATCATCGAACAAATGGCGCAAAGCGGAAAAGGCAAAACGCAGAAAATGGCGCTTGCTGTTTTAAAAGCGTTTCCGGCGAATCAGCCAATTGCCTTTCTCGACTCTGAAAAATCTTTGTTGGGCCAGGGGGCAGGCTTTGAAAACTCAGAATACTGGGCTCTTGGCGCCGATTTGTAATTGATTAAGTACGGTCGAATTCGACCGTACTTAATCATCCGTTTTCGCAACGTGAATCAGTTGTTTAAGCGTTGCGGTGCCTTCGTAAAGCGCCTTGCCGACAATGACGCCTTCGCAGCGTGGAATCTGCTTGAGAATCCGCACATCAGTCGCTTTATGAACGCCGCCCGAAGCAATCGTTGGAATTTCGAGGGCTTCGGCCATTGCGCGTAGCGCTTCGGCGTTGGGGCCGGCGAGCGTTCCGTCGCGCGCGATGTCAGTAA
Proteins encoded in this region:
- a CDS encoding Nif3-like dinuclear metal center hexameric protein, which translates into the protein MKIHEILTAIEARFPLARAEKWDKVGLQIGDAKTETSRILVAHEITPEVLEETQNDDCVVVYHPMIFRALENLNFADPTARLAAECIRRNLTVIAAHTALDNAAPPHALGDRLAQEIGLENIDVVAPTGKETLCKVVVFVPPEAREKVEEALWQAGAGALGNYERASFRTRGEGTFRPIEGANPYEGEVGKDELSDEWRVEVIAPEAQREKIVRAMKAAHPYEEVAYEIYHIYNTDAPYGSARAGDIPPTPLDVFAETVREKLNAPAVRLVRAGKHVSRIACVPGSGASFLDGIARAGCDCLVTGDIKHHDALKAKALGVSLVDVTHVATERSTVEMLAACFADSSVEVVRSAVETNPFS
- the hisI gene encoding phosphoribosyl-AMP cyclohydrolase; the encoded protein is MFWEQLKYNEQGLVCGVFQDAESGEVLTLAWMNKESVQKTWETKRVWLFRRSHGRVMMKGEQSGNVQIVKEMLADCDRDALVVKIEQVGGAACHKGYRSCFFDLVKEDATLEAQGEPLFDPKEVYGK
- the purT gene encoding formate-dependent phosphoribosylglycinamide formyltransferase → MKILLLGSGELGKEFVIAAKRLGQTVVACDSYDDAPAMQVADCREVFSMLDGDALDAAVAKHRPDIIVPEIEAIRTARFYDYEAQGIHVVPSARAANFTMNRKAIRDLAATELGLKTARFAYAKTFEEFQAAIADLGLPCVVKPLMSSSGKGQSTIKTEADIQNAWDYGMSGGRGDEPEVIVEEFIRFESEITLLTVTQKHGPTLFCAPIGHRQERGDYMESWQPARISEEHLAEAQRMAAAVTESLTGAGIWGVEFFLADDGVYFSELSPRPHDTGMVTLAGTQNLNEFELHARAVLGLPIPQIELLRAGANAVILAHDDSRDVPSLSGIEAALHAPRVDCKIFGKPWTRKFRRMGICTVYGDTTDDVDALRKIVADAATKIRVNE
- the hisF gene encoding imidazole glycerol phosphate synthase subunit HisF gives rise to the protein MPAKRIIPALDVKDGRVVKCVKFENMRDAGDPVERAAFYDREGADEMVFLDITASHERRDMVADLASRVTEEAFIPFCVGGGLKTTAEMQAILAAGADKIFINTSAFTTPELITEGALQFGAQCIVVAIDAKKTGDASWEVFLHGGRTPTGKDAIEWAREAEARGAGEILLTSMDGDGTQAGYDIALTRAVAEAVSIPVIASGGAGNVDHIYEALTEGKAEAALVASIVHYGTHTIREIKEDLRARGIEVRL